From the Candidatus Dadabacteria bacterium genome, the window ATGCCGGTACATACGTCAATAAAGATTTTGGGGGATTATTTACTTTCGCCCCTTGAACTATGAAGTGCACCATCCCTAAAATCAGGGTTTGAGTCCTTATGAGGGATACACCTCAATTTGAAGGGGCCAAGCAACAAGGATAATCTCTGAAGTTAGAACACTAAGGAGGTTACCTGATGTCATATAAGCACTTGACCCCAAAAGAAAGGTTCCTGATCCACCACTATTTGCAAGAAGACTGCACACTGCGAAAGATTGCCAAAACCCTCAGACGCAATCCCTCTACGATCAGTCGGGAGATAAGGCGTAACACCGGTAAACGTGGTTACCGATACAAGCAGGCAGATGAATCGGCGAAGCGTCGTCGCGGGGAAGGAGCGAAGGACTCCGGTAGAGAAGGTGCAGGTGTCGGATAGAGCGAAGAGGACGGAAATTGGAATGCTCCGGGAGATTCCGTTATCCGAAAAATGACTTCAGTTCCGCAGAGATCTCCCGGGGTTTTTCCTCCGGGACAAAGTGGCCGCAGTCAAGCGGTTTTCCCGAAACGCTGAGCGCTTTTTTCCTCCATACGTCAAGCACGTCGTAGGTTCTGTGAATGAACCCCTTTCCACCCCAAAGGGCAAGAAGCGGACACGTTATCTTGGCATCCATATCTTCTTCGTCGTGAACAATATCTATAGAAGCCGCGGCCCTGTAGTCTTCGCAACTCGCGTGGATTGCCCGCGGGTCACTGAAACAGCGCACGTACTCTTTTACTGCCTCGGGATGAAATTTCGCACCGGGGGCGCTCCAGCGTCTGAGTTTTTCAAGAAGGTAGTACTCCGGATCAGCCCCTATCATTTTCTCCGGAAGTCCGTCGGGCTGGATAAGGAAAAACCAGTGATAGTAACCCGTGGAGAAGTGCTTGTCCGCGGTCTTGAACATATAGTGGGTAGGGGCTATATCCATGACGCAGGCCTTTAGGACTTTTTCAGGGTGATCAAGACACATGCGGTGAAGCACCCTGCCTCCCCTGTCGTGTCCCGCGGCGTAGAATTCACTAAAACCTAGAGTTTCCATCACCGAGACCATATCCGCTGCCATGGCTCTTTTTGAATAGTTTGAGTGATCTTTTTCCCCGGCAGGTTTAGAGCTGTCTCCATATCCTCGGAGATCGGGGCACACGACCAGAAAGTTCGAGGCGAGCTTACGTGCTACTGCATGCCACATAACGTGCGTCTGCGGGTAGCCATGGAGGAGAAGAAGGGGTTTTCCTTCTCCTCCATAAACGGTGTTTATCTCGACTTCATGAGTGCGTATTCTACGTTTTTTGAAATTATCACCGAACATCTCTTCAGATATTTTAGTCGAATCAGAATGCTATTTACAGTAAATGGGCAGGTAATATCTTTTATGTAAAGGATAAAGGAGACTTCCGCTTATATTCTGTTGCTATGAGTTCTAGTAACGACTTGGTAAAAGATCTTGGGGTGCTGTATTCCGCTAAACCTGCTCCTGTAGGAGAAGCTTTTCGTATTCAAAACGAGCTTTCCCGAAGGGTTGTAAAAACCCCTAACCCGAAGCCTATTCACACCATTGCCGGCACCGATATTGCTATCTGCGTTAAGGAGAAGAAGCTTGTCTGCGGGATGATTCTTTTTTCCTACCCCGAGCTGGAGGAGATCGAGAGGGTATGGACTGTCTCGGATGAAGTATTCCCCTATGTTCCCGGACTTCTGGGTTTCAGGGAGGCGCCTTGCGTCATAAGGACTTTCGACAAGCTTCGTGAGCACTGTGACATGATTATGGTAGACGGACACGGACTTGCTCATCCAAGAGGCTTCGGACTTGCCTGTCATGTCGGAGTTCTGCTCGATATTCCGGCGATAGGTGTCGCAAAGAAATGTCTTTACGGGACTTTCAGCGAACCGGGTCCTAAGAAGGGTGAAAGAGAGTTAATAAGAGGCAAGAACCGTGAGGTCATTGGCGCAGCTTTGAGAACCAGAGACGGCGTTAAACCGGTTTTCGTGTCTATTGGGAACAGAACCGACCTCTATACCACTATTGTGGTTGCCCTTGAGTGCTCGCGCGGTCTTAGGATTCCCGAACCTACAAGGCTTGCCGACAAGTATGTAGGGTTGCTTAAAAAAGAGGTGTGCGGATAAATTGACCGCATGCCCCTAAATGGACACGTGAACCGATACCGTTTTTGCGATGATTAGTTTTAATCGAAGTGACGCGTGTAATGGGAGCATCCGGTCGGTTAAACTCATATTGCTCTAGGGAGGAAGAGAATATGCAGGAACAGAAGCTAAAGACCCCTTCGGATATATATGCCCACCTGTACAAGTTACTCAACGCAAAAATGAAAGAGGAAAGACTTGAAGGACTTGATGAGAAAGCGGAACTTACGTTGCGGACAATAGAATTTCTTGAGAAACACCTGGAAAGAGAAGAAATGGGGTAGTACGTAGGGAACAAAAGCTAGATGAACGGTTCTGTGGACCAGCATATTGTGAATTTCAATAGGTCTATTGAATCTTGGAATGCTGGGTATCTGTCGTTCCTGAACGACTACGCAACCTGAGTGCTTACGCTGAAAAATCTTCCATCATCTCGATGAAGTTTCTGAAAAGATAGGAAGAGTCGTGCGGCCCGGGCGAGGCTTCGGGGTGATACTGGACGCATGAGAGTGGATAGTCTTTGTGTTTCAGTCCCTCGACGGTCTGATCATTCAGATTTATGTGTGAGACAGCAACATTGCTTTTAAGCGAATCGGGATCCACGGCAAAGCCGTGATTCTGCGAAGTTATCTCCACTTTTCCGGTCACAAGATTCTTGACCGGCTGGTTTCCTCCGCGATGTCCGAATTTTAGCTTGAAGGTTTTTCCTCCAAGAGCAAGACCCAAGATTTGGTGCCCTAGGCAGATCCCGAAAATGGGTTTTTTCCCGATAAGTTTTTTTACATTCTTCGAGGCGTATTTAACCGCGGCCGGGTCCCCGGGTCCGTTTGAGAGAAAAATCCCGTCGGGGTCGATAGCCAGTATGTCCTTGGAGTCCGTTTTCGACGGAAAAACCGTTGTTTCACATCCAAGATCGTGAAGCTCCCTGAGTATATTTCTCTTTATTCCGAAGTCGTAGACGGCGACTTTGAATTTTCTGGAGGGTTCAGAGCTTTTGTCCCTGTTGTGGCGCCACTTTCCCGTTCCCTCGTCCCATGCGTAAGGCTGCGCGCAGCTTACTTCCGTTACTAGGTCGCGTCCAACTATTCCCGGCGAGGAGTCGACTTTCTCGGCAAGAGCCTCAGGGCTTGTCTCTACGGTTGATATAATTCCCTTTATCGCTCCACCGATTCGTATGATCCTCGTAAGTTCTCTGGTATCGATTCCCTGTATGCCGGGTATTCCATGTCTTGAAAGAAAACTGTCGAGACTCTCTTTTGATCTCCAGTTGCTCGGGTGATCCCAGTATTCCTTTACGACGAAACCGCTTAAGTGAGGTTTTTCTGATTCGAAATCCTCGGGGTTGATTCCGTAGTTGCCTATTTCGGGGTAGGTCATTACGATTATCTGACCGTTATAGGAAGGATCCGTGAGTATTTCTTGGTAACCCGTTAAGGATGTATTGAAAACAACTTCGCCGCCCGCCTCTCCCTGGGCTCCGAAGCTTGTGCCTTCAAATACTTTTCCGCCTTCAAGCGCTAGGTAAGCTTTTTTCATTGTTCAGGGGGTTAAAATATATACGCCTGTGGCAATGTCAAATGTTCCTTTTCGCGGAGATTAACACGGCGGGCTCAAAAGTGCCCTCGGCAGGAGCCCGGTTTTTTCCAATTAGGGAATTCTATTGTATTATTTCTGCTCTTAAGGAGCGACTGCATCCAAAACCCTGCCGCTTTTGATGTAGCGCGAAATATCGATATGAACTGGGACCTTACTTCTTATTTCCCTGAATTTCAGGGAGTTGAATATAAAGAGTTCAAAGAGAATCTCTCCGGAGGCATAAAGAGTCTCGACGAGAAGGCCTCGGCTTCTGAACCTCTTTGCGGAGAGAACCTTGCGTTCTGGAAAGATGTTTTCCTGGAAACAGAGAGGCTAATAAGCCGATATTCCCATATACGTTCCTACGTGGGATGTCTTAGCGCTTCGGATTCCAACAGGGAGGATTATCTGCGCGAGGAAGCGGCGATTTCCCTTCTCGGTTCGGATCTCGAGAAGCTTGAGGTTCAGCTGCAAAGAGCTCTTCGCGATGTCAACGAAGGTCTGCTTTCCGAGTTTGTCTCTTTCCCGGATATCGAGTCGGCTTCCTATTACGTTAGGCGCGTTTGGCGAAATTCCCGGTTCATAATGTCCGCTCCGAAGGAAATTCTGGCCTCGGAGCTCGGAGTCAACGGGATAAGCGCCTGGGGGCGGATCTACGATACCGTATCCTCAAAGATGACGTTCGAGATGGCTTACCCCGGCGGGACGAAGAAAAGGCTTCCCATGTCCCAGAGAAGATCGCTTATGGAAAGTCCCGACAGGGAGATAAGAAAAGCCGCTTTTTCCGGGGGCAACGAGGCCTGGGGGAATTTTGAAGACGTGGCCGCCGGTGCCATAAACGCCATATCGGGAACTAGGCACACGCTCTACAGGCACAGGGAAATCGATCATTTCCTCGACGTAGCGCTCTTTGACGCGGCGATATCGAGACAGACTCTGGATTCCATGATGGAGGCAATACGGGAGACGGTCGAACTTCCAAGGAACATCCTTAGACTCAAGGCCGAGACGCTGGGGCTCGACGGGATATCGTGGTACGACCTAGGGGCCCCAATGAATCTTGGCAAAACGGGCGGGGTTGACTGGAGCGGTGCGAAATCCATGGTTTCCGATTCCTTCTCGGCCGCCTACGGCCGCCTCGGCGGGGTTTTTGACCATATATGCCGCAGCGAGTGGATAGACTGGGAAGTAAGGGAAGGAAAAAGACCCGGGGGATTCTGCACGGGTTCTCTTCTCACCGGGGAGTCAAGGATATTCATGACTTATAACGGCGGGGTAGGCGACATACTCACCCTTGCTCACGAGGCGGGCCATGCCTTTCATTCTCACGTGATGAGGGAACTTCGTCCCTATGCACAGTTCTACCCCATGACGCTTGCCGAAACCGCTTCAACTTTCGGGGAAATGCTGCTTGCTGAGGGACTGCTGAGGGATCCCTCAACTAGCGTTGAGGACAAGGTGCTTGTGAGGGACGCGGAAGTAAACCACGGGGCCATATATCTTCTGGACATCCCCGTTCGGTATGAGTTCGAAAGAAAGCTCTACGAACGGCGTAGCGCGGGAGAACTGACCGTGAGCGAGCTTAAGGAGCTTATGACCGGGACCCAGAAAGAAATTTTCGGAGACGTGCTTTTGGAATGCGACCCGTTTTTCTGGGCTTCAAAGCTTCATTTTTACATAACGGGCGTCAGTTTCTATAATTTCCCCTACACTTTCGGTTACCTGCTGAGCAGGGCGCTCTTCGAGAAATTCAGGCAGCATGGGGAAGAGTTCATTCCGGTTTACGAAGAGTTTCTCTCTCTCACCGGTTCTGACGATGCGGAAGGGGCGGTGAAAAGATCAATCGGGGACGATATAACAAGCAAGGATTTCTGGAAAGAGGCGATTCTTACCCTGTCACGGCCGCTTGAGGAACTAAGAGAGCTCCTGCCCTCGGTTGCTACATGAGATTTCCGATA encodes:
- a CDS encoding alpha/beta hydrolase yields the protein MFGDNFKKRRIRTHEVEINTVYGGEGKPLLLLHGYPQTHVMWHAVARKLASNFLVVCPDLRGYGDSSKPAGEKDHSNYSKRAMAADMVSVMETLGFSEFYAAGHDRGGRVLHRMCLDHPEKVLKACVMDIAPTHYMFKTADKHFSTGYYHWFFLIQPDGLPEKMIGADPEYYLLEKLRRWSAPGAKFHPEAVKEYVRCFSDPRAIHASCEDYRAAASIDIVHDEEDMDAKITCPLLALWGGKGFIHRTYDVLDVWRKKALSVSGKPLDCGHFVPEEKPREISAELKSFFG
- a CDS encoding endonuclease V, whose product is MSSSNDLVKDLGVLYSAKPAPVGEAFRIQNELSRRVVKTPNPKPIHTIAGTDIAICVKEKKLVCGMILFSYPELEEIERVWTVSDEVFPYVPGLLGFREAPCVIRTFDKLREHCDMIMVDGHGLAHPRGFGLACHVGVLLDIPAIGVAKKCLYGTFSEPGPKKGERELIRGKNREVIGAALRTRDGVKPVFVSIGNRTDLYTTIVVALECSRGLRIPEPTRLADKYVGLLKKEVCG
- the carA gene encoding glutamine-hydrolyzing carbamoyl-phosphate synthase small subunit, which translates into the protein MKKAYLALEGGKVFEGTSFGAQGEAGGEVVFNTSLTGYQEILTDPSYNGQIIVMTYPEIGNYGINPEDFESEKPHLSGFVVKEYWDHPSNWRSKESLDSFLSRHGIPGIQGIDTRELTRIIRIGGAIKGIISTVETSPEALAEKVDSSPGIVGRDLVTEVSCAQPYAWDEGTGKWRHNRDKSSEPSRKFKVAVYDFGIKRNILRELHDLGCETTVFPSKTDSKDILAIDPDGIFLSNGPGDPAAVKYASKNVKKLIGKKPIFGICLGHQILGLALGGKTFKLKFGHRGGNQPVKNLVTGKVEITSQNHGFAVDPDSLKSNVAVSHINLNDQTVEGLKHKDYPLSCVQYHPEASPGPHDSSYLFRNFIEMMEDFSA
- a CDS encoding M3 family oligoendopeptidase produces the protein MNWDLTSYFPEFQGVEYKEFKENLSGGIKSLDEKASASEPLCGENLAFWKDVFLETERLISRYSHIRSYVGCLSASDSNREDYLREEAAISLLGSDLEKLEVQLQRALRDVNEGLLSEFVSFPDIESASYYVRRVWRNSRFIMSAPKEILASELGVNGISAWGRIYDTVSSKMTFEMAYPGGTKKRLPMSQRRSLMESPDREIRKAAFSGGNEAWGNFEDVAAGAINAISGTRHTLYRHREIDHFLDVALFDAAISRQTLDSMMEAIRETVELPRNILRLKAETLGLDGISWYDLGAPMNLGKTGGVDWSGAKSMVSDSFSAAYGRLGGVFDHICRSEWIDWEVREGKRPGGFCTGSLLTGESRIFMTYNGGVGDILTLAHEAGHAFHSHVMRELRPYAQFYPMTLAETASTFGEMLLAEGLLRDPSTSVEDKVLVRDAEVNHGAIYLLDIPVRYEFERKLYERRSAGELTVSELKELMTGTQKEIFGDVLLECDPFFWASKLHFYITGVSFYNFPYTFGYLLSRALFEKFRQHGEEFIPVYEEFLSLTGSDDAEGAVKRSIGDDITSKDFWKEAILTLSRPLEELRELLPSVAT